A genomic window from Lotus japonicus ecotype B-129 chromosome 1, LjGifu_v1.2 includes:
- the LOC130730252 gene encoding leucine-rich repeat receptor-like protein kinase PXC1 produces MLFITIPAYQYRKIKQAQKPSSSPHHNMNKVALALALSFTILCLSQSAPQNDTHSLTQFRLQTDTHGYLLGNWTGSDACTAAPWRGVECSPNGRVVGLSLPSLNLRGPVESLSPLAYLRFLDLHHNRLNGTIAALCNCTSLELLYLSGNDFSGEIPSEIAYLRLLLKLDISDNNIGGHVPKKLSKLTHLLTLRLQNNALSGPVPDLSSSLFNLSELNMTNNELNGRLPDAMFDKFGNASFSGNDGLCGPTPLPECSETESPASTESSVPSNPSSLPQTSGVIAAPPKQKRWLSPGGIVAVVVAASVGFVVVVSFVVAQCCGRGGRTSNSLMGSEIGGKRKSESSYGSEKKGYGGGGVDRDSDGTNTETERSSKLVFLDRQTDVQFELEDLLKASAEMLGKGSLGTVYRAMLDDGNTVAVKRLKDANPCERGEFEQYMDLVGKLKHPNIVRLRAYYYAKEEKLLVYDYLPNGSLHALLHGNRGPGRIPLDWTTRISLVLGAARGLARIHTEHSATKIPHGNIKSSNVLLDKNGIASIADFGLSLLLNPVHAITRLGGYRAPEQAELKKLSQEADVYAFGVLLLEILTGKSPSEELDLPKRVGSVVVKEEWKNSEVFDEELLRYKNIEEELVNMLNVGLACVAAQPEKRPSMLEVVKMIEDVKVEVEQSPLRSEDYDQSRYSLSPSLATTEDG; encoded by the exons ATGCTCTTCATCACTATCCCAGCATATCAATATAGAAAGATAAAACAGGCACAAAAACCTTCTTCTTCCCCACACCATAACATGAACAAGGTTGCATTGGCATTGGCATTGTCCTTTACCATTCTCTGCTTATCACAGAGTGCACCCCAGAATGACACACATTCCCTCACCCAATTCCGCCTCCAAACCGACACACACGGCTACCTCCTCGGAAACTGGACCGGCAGCGACGCCTGCACCGCCGCGCCATGGCGCGGCGTGGAGTGCTCCCCAAACGGCAGAGTGGTGGGCCTCTCCCTCCCTTCCCTCAATCTCAGAGGCCCCGTTGAATCTCTCTCGCCCCTCGCCTACCTTCGCTTCCTCGACCTCCATCACAACCGCTTGAACGGCACCATCGCCGCTCTCTGCAACTGCACCAGCCTGGAGCTCCTCTACCTCTCCGGCAATGACTTCTCCGGCGAGATTCCATCGGAGATAGCCTACCTCAGGCTCCTCCTCAAGCTTGACATCTCCGACAACAACATCGGAGGCCATGTTCCGAAGAAACTCTCCAAACTAACTCACCTCCTCACGCTCCGGTTACAGAACAACGCGCTCTCTGGCCCTGTCCCTGATCTTTCTTCCTCCCTCTTCAATCTCAGCGAGCTCAACATGACCAACAACGAACTCAACGGACGCTTACCCGACGCCATGTTCGATAAATTCGGCAACGCAAGCTTCTCCGGCAACGACGGCCTTTGTGGGCCAACCCCATTGCCGGAATGTTCCGAAACAGAGTCCCCTGCTTCAACAGAGTCCTCTGTTCCTTCAAACCCGAGCTCACTGCCACAAACAAGCGGTGTAATTGCAGCTCCTCCGAAACAGAAGAGATGGTTGAGCCCCGGCGGCATTGTGGCGGTTGTGGTGGCGGCTTCTGTGGGGTTTGTGGTGGTGGTATCTTTTGTGGTAGCTCAGTGCTGTGGCAGGGGAGGGAGAACCTCGAACTCGTTAATGGGGAGTGAGATTGGTGGGAAGAGGAAGAGTGAGAGTAGCTACGGGAGTGAGAAGAAGGGCTATGGCGGTGGTGGTGTTGATAGAGATAGCGATGGAACGAACACAGAGACAGAGCGTAGTAGCAAGCTTGTGTTTCTCGATAGGCAGACTGACGTGCAGTTTGAGCTGGAGGATCTGCTTAAAGCTTCGGCGGAGATGCTCGGGAAAGGGAGCTTGGGGACGGTGTACAGGGCGATGCTTGATGATGGAAACACTGTGGCTGTGAAGAGGCTCAAGGATGCAAACCCTTGTGAGAGGGGTGAGTTTGAGCAGTATATGGATCTTGTAGGGAAGCTCAAGCATCCTAATATTGTGAGACTCAGAGCATATTACTATGCTAAGGAGGAGAAGCTTCTTGTCTATGATTATCTCCCCAATGGAAGCTTGCATGCTCTTCTTCATG GGAACCGTGGTCCAGGAAGGATTCCACTAGATTGGACAACAAGAATAAGCTTGGTGTTGGGTGCAGCAAGAGGCCTAGCTCGAATTCACACGGAGCACAGCGCAACCAAGATCCCTCACGGCAACATCAAATCCTCCAACGTGCTTCTTGACAAGAACGGAATCGCTTCCATAGCAGACTTTGGCCTATCACTTCTCCTAAACCCTGTTCACGCCATCACAAGGTTAGGTGGATACAGAGCACCAGAGCAAGCAGAGTTGAAGAAGCTCTCTCAGGAAGCTGATGTTTACGCCTTTGGGGTGTTACTGCTGGAAATTCTCACCGGAAAATCACCCTCTGAAGAGCTGGATCTTCCAAAACGGGTTGGTTCTGTTGTGGTGAAGGAAGAGTGGAAGAATTCAGAGGTGTTTGATGAGGAGCTCTTGAGGTACAAGAACATTGAGGAGGAGCTTGTGAACATGCTCAATGTGGGGCTTGCTTGTGTGGCGGCGCAGCCGGAGAAGAGGCCAAGTATGTTGGAGGTTGTGAAGATGATTGAGGATGTGAAGGTGGAAGTGGAACAATCTCCTTTGAGATCAGAGGATTATGATCAATCTCGCTATTCACTTTCACCTTCACTTGCCACCACTGAAGATGGCTAG